The following coding sequences lie in one Haematobia irritans isolate KBUSLIRL chromosome 3, ASM5000362v1, whole genome shotgun sequence genomic window:
- the SWIP gene encoding strumpellin and WASH-interacting protein isoform X2, which translates to MDQSVIISSAEQQLKNFGSFLEDHDKKLKNLLNKNQHNGNSEKPLTRSPLVKINYASNREELSLVKLLESERVLNKVLLTLCHLCEEINYINKEADEIHLKFLYKDEELLLTLQNVESGGDEGDVDLTKQHNSTNSSVLLQMSESMEFLCKMNFLLQRCILLCNNLLHQCGAILDNENNVSSVDIKLTHVCDYLSQIFVTILIFDEILYRSNFARYWLMYKKAVETLTNSKTYWENCTTSELHGIHNCLQELDFLFSGHIFRHFLDSTFSLKEKIGPRGMGLLNKQFNDYLKQQLHDVEKTNPGELNVFTDTHHIIRVNAFCVVFHDFCGQVDVKSIKHLFETNSKYQGIMLIGNIAWSSLDFLSKNAFSLVKAHGRHLLDLKRQQQLFLQIHGPKLTKDCRTFCGEVALWSLKINRALSRGPFDQRIEQFKELAKYLMEGIRMAGHLSFLVKGIVNSHENLQIAMRKETLMAICKLLEILKMIQLSFYDHASNISKIMHCISQYFQYKVLHLLNTSKKKLLSSKLRDKGVDALSALKIAERCLYGPPSKVRILVAKLAFDVACNGSIKMLSVEHFERFRLLIQRIEMISDFQEHITQICDTSFLYWHQSILRAYLKQIIDKKLDFHSFQYLVQASSDCNDHLNVLNFGNSTLSSELQKSNFENIRSEIISKLCAQIEIFLRLEVHVNLQVEKMNPFDQGINDYKELINVCPVEVNGSYLILKDHVENYLSAMFYNLTTISLHDWKTYEEMRHLANNRLLLKPVEDYLPNQTLEQGIDILEIMRKIHVFVSSYVYNMNSQIFVEQHSNNKHLDTIGIRHVANSLRTHGTGVINTTVNFTYQFLKQKFYTFSQFLYDEQIKSRLMKELRSFAECKQQNKYPLYSYERADAFNKDIRKLGLAKDGQTYMDLFRKVITHVGNAMGYIRLIRSGSIHANYSASLYLPKFDENLKFHSACKDQELSDVLQTAAENLETNIKNLAKSFADSTDYFKIKRSVSIYMGSM; encoded by the exons ATGGATCAAAGTGTAATAA TTTCATCGGCCGAGCAACAGTTGAAGAATTTTGGTTCATTTCTGGAGGATCATGATAAAAAGCTGAAGAACCTTCTCAACAAGAACCAACATAATGGCAACAGTGAGAAACCCCTAACAAGATCCCCTCTGGTCAAAATAAATTATGCCTCCAATAGAGAAGAATTATCTCTGGTTAAATTGCTAGAATCGGAAAGGGTATTGAACAAAGTTCTGCTCACGCTATGCCATCTTTGTGAAGAAATTAATTACATCAATAAGGAAGCTGATGAaatccatttgaaatttttatataaagatgAGGAATTGCTACTCACATTACAAAATGTTGAAAGCGGTGGTGATGAGGGAGATGTTGACTTGACAAAACAACACAATTCGACGAATAGTAGTGTCTTATTGCAAATGAGCGAATCCATGgaatttttgtgtaaaatgaatTTTCTCTTGCAACGGTGCATTCTACTGTGTAATAATCTCTTGCATCAATGTGGTGCAATTTTGGATAACGAAAACAATGTTTCAAGCGTTGACATTAAACTAACG catgtgtgtGATTATTTGTCACAAATATTCGTAACTATTCTTATTTTCGATGAGATATTGTATCGTTCGAATTTCGCCCGCTATTGGTTGATGTACAAGAAGGCAGTGGAAACACTAACAAACAGCAAAACATATTGGGAAAACTGCACAACATCAGAGTTGCATGGTATACATAATTGTTTGCAGGAACTGGACTTCCTTTTTAGTGGTCATATATTTCGG CATTTTCTCGACAGCACatttagtttgaaagaaaaaataggaCCCCGAGGTATGGGCCTGCTAAATAAACAGTTCAACGACTATCTGAAACAACAGCTGCATGATGTTGAGAAAACAAATCCTGGCGAATTAAATGTTTTCACCGATACGCATCATATCATTAGAGTTAATGCATTTTGTGTGgtatttcatgatttttgcggtCAAGTGGATGTCAAGTCCATAAAACATTTGTTTGAAACAAATTCCAAATACCAAGGAATTATGTTGATAGGAAATATTGCATGGTCTTCCCTTGATTTCCTtagcaaaaatgcattttcatTGGTAAAGGCCCATGGAAGacatcttttggatttaaaacggCAACAACAGCTATTTCTACAAATACATGGACCGAAATTAACAAAAGATTGCCGAACATTTTGTGGTGAAGTAGCCCTATGGTCTTTGAAAATAAATAGAGCCTTGAGCCGAGGACCCTTTGATCAAAGAATAGAACAATTCAAGGAACTTGCTAAATACCTAATGGAAGGTATACGAATGGCTGGCCATTTGAGTTTCTTGGTAAAGGGAATCGTAAATTCACATGAGAATTTACAAATAGCCATGAGGAAAGAAACATTAATGGCCATATGTAAACTActggaaatattgaaaatgatACAACTGTCATTTTATGACCATGCCTCGAACATAAGCAAAATAATGCATTGCATTTCACAGTATTTCCAATACAAG GTATTACATTTATTGAATACGAGCAAGAAAAAATTACTCTCGTCAAAGCTTCGAGACAAAGGTGTGGATGCCTTGTCAGCATTAAAAATAGCTGAGCGTTGTTTGTATGGACCACCAAGTAAAGTTCGAATACTGGTGGCTAAACTAGCCTTCGATGTGGCTTGTAATGGAAGCATTAAAATGTTATCCGTTGAACATTTCGAACGTTTTCGTTTGCTGATACAACGCATCGAGATGATTAGTGATTTTCAGGAGCATATTACACAGATTTGTGATACTTCATTTTTATATTGGCATCAGTCAATTTTAAGGGCATACCTTAaacaaattattgacaaaaaattggatTTCCATTCATTCCAA TATCTGGTGCAAGCATCCAGTGATTGCAATGATCATCTAAATGTACTCAACTTTGGTAATTCTACACTCTCTTCagagttgcaaaaatcaaattttgaaaatattcgtagTGAAATTATAAGTAAGCTTTGtgcacaaattgaaattttcttacgTTTGGAAGTCCATGTGAATTTGCAAGTGGAAAAAATGAATCCATTTGATCAGGGCATAAACGATTACAAGGAACTGATAAATGTTTGCCCAGTTGAAGTGAATGGCAGTTATTTGATTTTAAAGGATCATGTTGAAAACTATCTAAGCGCAATGTTTTATAATCTCACCACCATATCATTACACGATTGGAAAACCTATGAAGAAATGAGACATTTGGCCAACAATCGCTTGCTTTTGAAACCAGTTGAAGACTACTTACCCAATCAAACGTTGGAGCAAGGTATCGATATTTTAGAAATTATGCGCAAAATTCATGTATTTGTTAGTTCCTATGTCTACAATATGAATTCGCAAATCTTCGTGGAGCAACATAGTAACAACAAACATTTGGACACCATTGGCATAAGACATGTGGCAAATTCATTACGTACCCATGGAACTGGAGTCATAAACACCACTGTTAATTTCACAtatcaatttttaaaacaaaagttttatacTTTCtcgcaatttttgtatgatgaaCAAATAAAATCTCGCCTAATGAAAGAGTTGCGATCATTTGCCGAATGCAAACAACAGAATAAATATCCATTATATTCATATGAAAGAGCAGACGCCTTCAACAAAGATATACGTAAATTGGGTTTGGCTAAAGATGGGCAAACGTATATGGATCTTTTTCGTAAGGTCATAACACATGTTG GAAATGCCATGGGTTATATTCGCTTAATACGTTCCGGTAGTATCCATGCAAATTATAGTGCCAGTTTGTATTTACCCAAATtcgatgaaaatttgaaatttcataGTGCTTGCAAAGACCAAGAATTGAGTGATGTTCTTCAGACTGCAGCCGAAAATCTGGAGACTAATATTAAAAATCTGGCAAAGAGTTTCGCTGATAGCACCGATTATTTTAAG ATCAAGAGATCAGTCAGTATATACATGGGGAGCATGTGA